Proteins found in one Methylobacterium sp. CB376 genomic segment:
- a CDS encoding ABC transporter ATP-binding protein yields the protein MAGLEIRNVQKSFGTTPILHGVSIDIQDGEFVILVGPSGCGKSTLLRMIAGLENITAGEIRIGSRVVNAVPPKERDIAMVFQNYALYPHMTVRDNMAFSLKLRKAPRDETAARVNRAAAILGLEKLLDRYPRQLSGGQRQRVAMGRAIVRDPQVFLFDEPLSNLDAKLRVAMRAEIKELHQRLRTTTVYVTHDQIEAMTMADKIVVMHDGNVEQIGAPLDLYDRPDNLFVAGFIGSPAMNFLNGTVTGASFRTEGGLTLPLPTRGARPAEGMRAIYGLRPEHVALSPDGVPVEVAVVEPTGSETLVLVRPPGAAAGTDVVKEVGRDMACVFRERIAARPGERIAITADPALVHLFDAETGRRLH from the coding sequence ATGGCCGGACTTGAGATCAGGAACGTCCAGAAATCCTTCGGCACCACGCCGATCCTGCACGGCGTCTCGATCGACATCCAGGACGGGGAATTCGTCATCCTGGTCGGCCCGTCGGGCTGCGGGAAGTCGACCCTGCTGCGCATGATCGCGGGGCTGGAGAACATCACGGCGGGCGAGATCCGGATCGGATCGCGGGTCGTCAACGCGGTGCCCCCGAAGGAGCGGGACATCGCCATGGTGTTCCAGAACTACGCGCTCTACCCGCACATGACGGTGCGGGACAACATGGCCTTCTCGCTCAAGCTGCGGAAGGCGCCCAGGGACGAGACCGCCGCGCGGGTCAACCGCGCCGCCGCGATCCTCGGGCTTGAGAAGCTCCTCGACCGCTACCCGCGCCAGCTCTCGGGCGGGCAGCGCCAGCGCGTCGCCATGGGCCGGGCGATCGTGCGCGATCCGCAGGTGTTCCTGTTCGACGAGCCGCTCTCGAACCTCGACGCCAAGCTGCGCGTCGCCATGCGGGCCGAGATCAAGGAACTGCACCAGCGCCTGCGCACCACCACGGTCTACGTCACCCACGACCAGATCGAGGCCATGACCATGGCCGACAAGATCGTGGTGATGCACGACGGCAACGTCGAGCAGATCGGCGCGCCGCTCGACCTCTACGACCGGCCCGACAACCTGTTCGTGGCCGGCTTCATCGGCTCGCCGGCGATGAACTTCCTGAACGGGACGGTGACGGGGGCGAGCTTCCGCACCGAGGGCGGCCTCACCCTGCCGCTGCCGACCCGCGGCGCCCGGCCGGCCGAGGGCATGCGGGCGATCTACGGCCTGCGCCCCGAGCACGTCGCCCTGAGCCCGGACGGGGTGCCGGTCGAGGTGGCGGTGGTCGAGCCCACCGGCTCCGAGACGCTGGTCCTGGTGCGCCCGCCCGGCGCGGCCGCGGGCACCGACGTGGTCAAGGAGGTCGGGCGCGACATGGCCTGCGTCTTCCGCGAGCGCATCGCCGCCCGCCCCGGCGAGCGGATCGCGATCACGGCCGACCCGGCCCTCGTCCACCTGTTCGACGCCGAGACCGGCCGTCGCCTGCACTGA
- a CDS encoding ABC transporter substrate-binding protein has product MTFFDRRQILKAGAALGLSGAACLDGFARAWAQESQWKPEPGASLKLLRWKRFIPSEDEAFMRLVDAFTKATGVPVSVTSESFDDIQPKASVAANTGQGPDMVWGLYSFPALFPSKCLEVGDVADYLGKKYGGWLPAAEAYGKVKGKWIAIPMAFNGGYLNYRIAAMQKAGFSKFPEDLGGFLELCRALKKNNTPSGFALGHATGDANSWIHWALWSHDAYLVDANEKIIINSPETAKALEYVKSLYETFIPGTVSWNDSSNNKAFLSGELYLTNNGISIYAAAKTERKDIAEDMDHAVYPVGKSGKPTEFQLAFPILAYTYTKAPNACKAFMAFALEAQNYNAWLQAAQGYLCHPLKAYANNPIWTSDPKNKVFGEASTRTLAAGGLAPVSEKVAAVLADFVIVDMFASYCTGREDVKGAIRTAERQAQRIFRSA; this is encoded by the coding sequence ATGACGTTCTTCGACCGCCGTCAGATCCTCAAGGCGGGCGCCGCGCTCGGCCTGTCCGGGGCCGCTTGCCTCGACGGCTTCGCCAGGGCCTGGGCCCAGGAGAGCCAGTGGAAGCCCGAGCCCGGCGCCTCGCTGAAGCTCCTGCGCTGGAAGCGCTTCATCCCCTCGGAGGACGAGGCCTTCATGCGCCTCGTCGACGCCTTCACCAAGGCGACGGGCGTGCCGGTGAGCGTCACGAGCGAGTCCTTCGACGACATCCAGCCGAAGGCCTCGGTCGCCGCCAATACCGGCCAGGGCCCCGACATGGTCTGGGGCCTCTACTCCTTCCCGGCTCTGTTCCCGTCGAAATGCCTCGAGGTCGGCGACGTCGCCGACTACCTCGGCAAGAAGTACGGCGGCTGGCTGCCCGCCGCCGAGGCCTACGGCAAGGTGAAGGGCAAGTGGATCGCCATCCCGATGGCCTTCAACGGCGGCTACCTCAACTACCGGATCGCGGCCATGCAGAAGGCCGGGTTCAGCAAGTTCCCGGAGGATCTCGGCGGCTTCCTCGAACTCTGCCGCGCGCTCAAGAAGAACAACACGCCGTCCGGCTTCGCCCTCGGCCACGCCACCGGCGACGCCAATTCCTGGATCCACTGGGCGCTGTGGTCGCACGACGCCTACCTGGTCGACGCCAACGAGAAGATCATCATCAACTCGCCGGAGACCGCCAAGGCGCTCGAATACGTCAAGAGCCTCTACGAGACCTTCATCCCCGGGACGGTCTCGTGGAACGATTCCTCGAACAACAAGGCGTTCCTGTCCGGCGAGCTCTACCTGACCAATAACGGCATCTCGATCTACGCCGCAGCCAAGACCGAGCGCAAGGACATCGCCGAGGACATGGACCACGCGGTCTACCCGGTCGGCAAGTCCGGCAAGCCGACCGAGTTCCAGCTCGCCTTCCCGATCCTGGCCTACACCTACACGAAGGCCCCGAACGCCTGCAAAGCCTTCATGGCCTTCGCGCTGGAGGCGCAGAACTACAATGCGTGGCTGCAGGCGGCGCAGGGCTACCTCTGCCACCCGCTGAAGGCCTACGCCAACAACCCGATCTGGACCTCGGACCCGAAGAACAAGGTCTTCGGCGAGGCCTCGACCCGGACGCTGGCGGCGGGCGGCCTCGCCCCGGTGAGCGAGAAGGTGGCGGCCGTGCTCGCCGACTTCGTCATCGTCGACATGTTCGCCTCCTACTGCACCGGCCGCGAGGACGTGAAGGGCGCCATCCGCACGGCGGAGCGGCAGGCCCAGCGCATCTTCCGGTCGGCGTGA
- a CDS encoding carbohydrate ABC transporter permease, translated as MADLALDRPVAKARQGTSAWNRLRTSRGWLGFWFMLPAALILLLFLAYPLVKGIWLSFTDTRIGRGGEFVGLENYEWLWDDSVFWLSVFNTLLYTAIASVAKFGIGLYLALLLNKRLPFKALIRSIVLIPFVVPTVLSALAFWWIFDSQFSIISWSLRHLGLLDRNIDFLGDPTWARACVIFANIWRGVPFIAITLLAGLQTVSPSLYEAATIDGATPWQNFRHITFPLLTPIIAVVMTFSVLFTFTDFQLIWAMTRGGPVNATHLMATLSYQRGILSGSLGEGAAIATAMVPFLLVAILISWFGLQNRKWQSG; from the coding sequence ATGGCCGACCTCGCCCTCGACCGTCCGGTCGCAAAAGCCCGGCAGGGCACCTCCGCCTGGAACCGGCTGCGCACCAGCCGCGGCTGGCTCGGCTTCTGGTTCATGCTGCCGGCGGCCCTGATCCTGCTCCTGTTCCTGGCCTACCCGCTGGTGAAGGGCATCTGGCTCTCCTTCACCGACACGCGGATCGGCCGGGGCGGGGAGTTCGTCGGCCTGGAGAACTACGAGTGGCTGTGGGACGACAGCGTCTTCTGGCTCTCGGTCTTCAACACGCTGCTCTACACGGCCATCGCCTCGGTGGCGAAGTTCGGCATCGGCCTCTACCTCGCGCTCCTGCTCAACAAGCGCCTGCCCTTCAAGGCCCTGATCCGCTCGATCGTGCTGATCCCCTTCGTGGTGCCGACCGTGCTGTCGGCGCTGGCCTTCTGGTGGATCTTCGACAGCCAGTTCTCGATCATCTCGTGGTCGCTGCGCCATCTCGGGCTGCTCGACCGCAACATCGACTTCCTGGGCGACCCGACCTGGGCCCGGGCCTGCGTGATCTTCGCCAACATCTGGCGCGGCGTGCCCTTCATCGCGATCACCCTGCTGGCGGGCCTGCAGACCGTGTCGCCCTCGCTGTACGAGGCGGCGACGATCGACGGCGCCACGCCCTGGCAGAACTTCCGCCACATCACCTTCCCGCTGCTGACCCCGATCATCGCCGTGGTGATGACCTTCTCGGTCCTGTTCACCTTCACGGACTTCCAGCTGATCTGGGCCATGACGCGCGGCGGGCCGGTGAACGCGACCCACCTGATGGCGACCCTGTCCTACCAGCGCGGCATCCTGTCGGGCAGCCTCGGCGAGGGGGCGGCGATCGCCACCGCGATGGTGCCGTTCCTGCTCGTCGCGATCCTGATCTCGTGGTTCGGACTCCAGAACCGCAAGTGGCAATCCGGTTGA